The nucleotide sequence TTGAAAAATTTGCAAATAATATTGAACAAATAAATGTAAAAAATGAAAATATTAAATTCTTAAAAGCATTAATTGAAGAGAAGATAAAGCTTGTAAATAAAACCATATCTGAAAATAATGATAATTTGAAAAATATGGAATATCAAAAAGATGAAAAACAAAAGCAATTGAATGATATAAACGAGTTAAATGTTCAACTCAATGAACAATATGAAAGCTTATCTGAAGATAAAAAACAAATTCAACAAGAAATTATAAGAATACAAGAGGATAATGTTAAATTACAAAATGAATTAAAAAATTATATGGAAGAACTTAATAAAAATAATAAAGAAGCGAAGAAAAAAGTAAAGTATGGAAGATATTTAAAGCCTGTTAATGGTAAGATAACATCGAGGTTTGGAAAGAGAATACATCCTGTGACAGGAAAAGAAAGCAGCCATACAGGACTTGATATTGCAGCTCCACTGGGTGAGAAAGTAAAGGCTTCTTTGGGCGGTGAAGTGGTTTTTTCAGGATGGTACAGTAATGTATACGGCAATGTAGTTATAATAAATCATGGTAATAATATACAGACTTTTTATGGACATCTAAGTAAAGTTTTGGTAAAAAAGGGTGAGGAAGTTGATCAAGGAGATGTTATTGGAAAAGTTGGGAATACAGGGTTGAGTACAGGACCACACCTACATTTTGAAATATATGTAAATGGGGAAAGAGTTGATCCGGAAAAAAGAATTTTTAAATAGGAAATCTAAAATTTTTGAATACAAAAGCTAAATAATTGAAATAACTAAAACGGTATGAATTGGAGTTCAAAAATAATAAAAAATTATTTAATTTAAATAAAAATTATCATAAAATGTGTTTTAAATTATAAATTAATGAGTAATATTAAATTAGTAAATTTAAATTTGTATATTTAATATAAAAATCAACATATAATGTACGGTGATGCGAAGGGAGTGATATACTTGGTATTAGTCAGAGTAGTTTATGAGGGAAAAGAAAAAATATTAAATGATATAAAAGATGAGTTGGGAAGTATTGAAAGAGAGTGTACTTCTTTGAGAACATCGATTAAAGAATATCATAATATGAGTTTTATAGATATTGAATGTGATCCCTTAAAATATATAGATAAATTGAACGAAAAAGTTATAAATGTTATAGCTAAGGGAATTTATAACTTTGCAATAGAGATTTTTATTAATAAGGAGATAGATTATTTTTTTGATAATTCATATTTTTTTATTAAATATGATGAGATTTCAGATGTTAAAGAAAAAATAATAAGTATACTTGGAGATGATAGTTTTAGCAAGGAAAATGATTCATTTTGTTTTGAGAAAAAACAAGATATAATGAATAAAATAATTGAATGTATAAGTGAAAATAATGAGATAAATATAAATGGATTTGTTAGATTTAGATTGAGAGAACTATTGAATGATTTTGAAATGATTGTGGATAGAGTTGTGGAACGATATATGGTTGAGAAGGAATATAATGAATTTATAAAACTTCTCAAATATTTTGTAGATGTGCAAGAAACCAAAATTGAGGAAGTAAATATTATAATAAATAAATTAGGAAATTACACTATATTAGATGGTAAGCATAATGATATATACGAATTATTTTTAGATGATATAAATGATTTTAGTATGTCTTCCACGATGGTTAATAAAGATGATTTACTAATAAGCGGACTTATAACTAATTCTCCAAATAGAATAGTTATTCATGGAGCAAAGAATAGTGTGAATGTAGAAATAATTGAAACTATAAAACAAGTTTTTGAAGATAAAGTTGAGTTTTGTTGTGGATGTATAGATTGTGTAGAACTTGCTAACAAATTAATAAAATAAATTATTTACAAATATATAAAAATGTTTTATAATTATGTCAGATTTAAGAAGAGACTACCGTTTCTCACCTTGGGGTTTTTACTACCTAGGTAACCTGAAGTTTTATATTCATCGTTGGGTTTTTTGTATCCAATGTTATTAGGTTTGTTTATTTAGAGGGCGGTGTATGTTATTCCGTCCTTTTTTTTATTTTTAAGGTAGATTGATTTTTAAATTT is from Candidatus Arthromitus sp. SFB-rat-Yit and encodes:
- the ytxC gene encoding putative sporulation protein YtxC, which translates into the protein MIYLVLVRVVYEGKEKILNDIKDELGSIERECTSLRTSIKEYHNMSFIDIECDPLKYIDKLNEKVINVIAKGIYNFAIEIFINKEIDYFFDNSYFFIKYDEISDVKEKIISILGDDSFSKENDSFCFEKKQDIMNKIIECISENNEININGFVRFRLRELLNDFEMIVDRVVERYMVEKEYNEFIKLLKYFVDVQETKIEEVNIIINKLGNYTILDGKHNDIYELFLDDINDFSMSSTMVNKDDLLISGLITNSPNRIVIHGAKNSVNVEIIETIKQVFEDKVEFCCGCIDCVELANKLIK
- a CDS encoding M23 family metallopeptidase, with the translated sequence MFKFKNILIKFIIFCMCLNLFGASEDTFKQEINKNNKKIRELYESDVKFNTEMDLIQKKLLELSQEIDKKQRIVEEYNKQIELTEQNIYDANKNIENLNNEINELEDVVHKNLLEIQKYEEDIKKFKQVIDNRLRNLYKNIDTYTNNLIRIFYTSENVIDCFDKILSMNKFLEIDRIAIEKFANNIEQINVKNENIKFLKALIEEKIKLVNKTISENNDNLKNMEYQKDEKQKQLNDINELNVQLNEQYESLSEDKKQIQQEIIRIQEDNVKLQNELKNYMEELNKNNKEAKKKVKYGRYLKPVNGKITSRFGKRIHPVTGKESSHTGLDIAAPLGEKVKASLGGEVVFSGWYSNVYGNVVIINHGNNIQTFYGHLSKVLVKKGEEVDQGDVIGKVGNTGLSTGPHLHFEIYVNGERVDPEKRIFK